A single Pseudodesulfovibrio aespoeensis Aspo-2 DNA region contains:
- a CDS encoding metal ABC transporter ATP-binding protein, with the protein MVEHVIEIHGLTLSFGGVPVLENVDLAVERGDFLAVLGPNGGGKSTLLKVMLGLLKPDSGTVRVLGASVGEAGGRIGYLPQHTHVSGSFPISVLDAVRMGMVSPGLGRIAGFGGGRDERERARRALERVDMLDHAQRALADLSGGQRQRVFIARAVVGDPELLLLDEPTASVDAKSRNSLFRLLAELNREMTVVMVSHDISSLASGVKSVACVNRTLHFHKAPALTGEMFKMGYGDDGEPCCPVELVTHGDVPHRVLGRHRDGGES; encoded by the coding sequence GTGGTTGAGCATGTCATAGAAATCCATGGGTTGACCCTGTCCTTCGGGGGAGTCCCGGTGCTGGAGAACGTCGATCTGGCGGTGGAGCGCGGAGACTTTCTGGCCGTGCTCGGACCCAACGGGGGCGGCAAGTCCACCCTGCTCAAGGTCATGCTCGGCCTGCTCAAGCCCGACAGCGGCACGGTCCGTGTCCTGGGCGCGTCGGTGGGCGAGGCGGGCGGGCGCATCGGCTACCTGCCCCAGCACACCCATGTCTCCGGCAGCTTTCCCATCTCGGTGCTCGACGCCGTGCGCATGGGCATGGTCAGCCCCGGCCTGGGGCGCATCGCCGGATTCGGCGGCGGGCGCGACGAGCGGGAGCGGGCGCGCCGCGCCCTGGAGCGGGTGGACATGCTCGACCACGCCCAGCGCGCCCTGGCCGATCTCTCCGGCGGGCAGAGGCAGCGTGTGTTCATCGCCCGCGCCGTGGTGGGCGACCCGGAGCTGCTGCTCCTGGACGAGCCCACGGCCAGCGTGGACGCGAAGAGCCGCAACTCGCTCTTCCGGCTGCTGGCCGAGCTGAACCGCGAGATGACCGTGGTCATGGTCAGTCATGACATCTCGTCCCTGGCCTCGGGGGTCAAGTCCGTGGCCTGCGTCAACCGCACCCTGCATTTCCACAAGGCACCCGCGCTGACCGGCGAGATGTTCAAGATGGGCTATGGCGACGACGGCGAGCCGTGCTGCCCGGTGGAGCTGGTCACCCACGGCGACGTGCCGCACCGGGTGCTGGGCCGCCACCGCGACGGGGGCGAGTCGTGA
- a CDS encoding rhomboid family intramembrane serine protease, with the protein MHSDATPQSFLRRTLRPSWTDLAPVILGEDAPALDGATAGLWSLVLSSRHIPHRQRRRLPGEGGGHSVQVQLWFVERAAAEIRLYLEENAPGRHGVHLPDLRPVSGYEPTVAVMALLLLFFWAYTRTYPGWGLYPTLWVGLGSADAGRILGGEWWRLFTALTLHGDGAHVLGNATIGGIFVWLASRRLGAGLAWLLTFLAGGLGNLLNSLALAAPHNAIGFSTATFGAAGVLAAIAPFAVGGGMHGLGVRERGSGLARRFARFVRSSLVPVAAGLGLLAMLGVGENTDLGAHLFGFVAGLSLGLVAGLAASRTGLPGPRADAALYLAALALPGAAWGFAWLA; encoded by the coding sequence ATGCACAGCGACGCGACACCGCAGTCCTTTTTGCGCCGGACCCTGAGGCCGTCCTGGACCGATCTGGCCCCGGTGATCCTTGGGGAGGACGCGCCCGCCCTGGACGGTGCCACGGCGGGGCTGTGGTCCCTGGTCCTTTCCTCGCGCCATATTCCCCACCGGCAGCGGCGGCGGCTGCCCGGCGAGGGGGGCGGGCATTCGGTGCAGGTGCAGCTGTGGTTCGTGGAGCGCGCCGCCGCCGAGATCCGCCTCTACCTGGAGGAGAACGCGCCAGGACGCCACGGAGTCCACCTGCCCGACCTGCGTCCGGTGAGCGGATATGAGCCCACGGTGGCGGTCATGGCCCTGCTGCTCTTGTTTTTCTGGGCCTACACCCGCACCTATCCCGGCTGGGGGCTGTATCCGACCCTGTGGGTGGGGCTTGGCAGCGCCGATGCCGGGCGCATCCTCGGCGGCGAGTGGTGGCGGCTCTTCACGGCCCTGACCCTGCACGGGGACGGGGCGCATGTGCTCGGCAACGCCACCATCGGCGGGATTTTTGTCTGGCTCGCCTCGCGCAGGCTGGGGGCGGGGCTGGCCTGGCTGCTGACCTTCCTGGCCGGCGGGCTGGGCAACCTGCTCAACTCCCTGGCCCTGGCCGCGCCCCACAACGCCATCGGGTTTTCAACGGCCACCTTCGGCGCGGCGGGCGTGCTGGCCGCCATCGCCCCCTTTGCCGTGGGCGGCGGCATGCACGGCCTGGGCGTCCGGGAGCGCGGCAGCGGCCTGGCCCGGCGCTTCGCCCGGTTCGTGCGCTCGTCCCTGGTGCCGGTGGCCGCCGGGCTGGGTCTCCTGGCCATGCTCGGAGTCGGGGAAAACACTGATCTCGGCGCACACCTGTTCGGCTTTGTGGCCGGTCTGTCGCTGGGGCTCGTGGCCGGTCTTGCTGCCAGCCGCACCGGGCTGCCCGGCCCGCGGGCCGACGCAGCCCTGTACCTCGCGGCCCTGGCCCTGCCGGGAGCGGCATGGGGTTTTGCCTGGTTGGCATGA
- a CDS encoding glycoside hydrolase family 3 protein has protein sequence MRRLSPPLAPLIAPLIALFLLFSLPAAAAGTTADTSASQDLDAMIGQMLMAGFRGFTVDEQSPIVRDIRERNLGGVVLFDYDVALASPNRNIDTPAQVARLTAALAGFATTPLLVAVDQEGGRVQRLKPARGFTGSPSAKELGVMDDAAIKAAGAGVGATLRQAGFNLDFAPVADVDVNPDSPAIGRLGRSFSADPARVGRCAGLFLAGLASQGVTGCLKHFPGHGSAGTDSHLGVTDVTATWTSDEMKPYRMLIEQGAARMIMTGHIFNARLDPDHPATLSHATITTLLRGELGFDGVIITDDMDMKAITERYGRDEAVRLAIEAGADILLFGNNLTYDPDVVRQTHALIKAMVRDGVISQTRIRQSHDRIMRLKGSR, from the coding sequence ATGCGCAGACTCTCGCCGCCCCTTGCCCCACTGATTGCCCCGCTGATCGCCCTCTTTCTCCTGTTCTCCCTGCCTGCCGCCGCAGCCGGGACAACCGCCGACACGAGCGCGTCCCAGGACCTCGACGCCATGATCGGCCAGATGCTCATGGCCGGATTCCGGGGCTTCACGGTGGATGAACAAAGCCCCATCGTGCGCGACATCCGCGAGCGCAATCTGGGCGGGGTTGTCCTCTTCGACTATGATGTGGCCCTGGCCAGCCCGAACCGGAACATCGACACCCCGGCCCAGGTGGCCCGGCTGACGGCGGCCTTGGCAGGATTTGCCACCACGCCCCTGCTGGTGGCCGTGGACCAGGAGGGCGGGCGGGTGCAGCGTCTCAAGCCCGCGCGCGGGTTCACGGGGTCGCCCTCGGCCAAGGAATTGGGCGTCATGGACGACGCAGCCATCAAGGCCGCCGGGGCCGGGGTGGGCGCGACCCTGCGCCAGGCGGGCTTCAATCTCGATTTCGCGCCCGTGGCCGATGTGGACGTCAACCCGGACAGCCCGGCCATCGGCAGGCTTGGCCGCAGCTTTTCCGCTGATCCGGCCCGGGTTGGCCGCTGCGCCGGACTGTTCCTGGCCGGGCTGGCCAGCCAGGGCGTGACTGGGTGCCTCAAGCATTTCCCCGGCCATGGCAGCGCGGGCACGGACAGCCACCTGGGCGTCACCGACGTGACCGCCACCTGGACCTCCGACGAAATGAAGCCTTACCGCATGCTTATCGAACAGGGCGCGGCCCGGATGATCATGACCGGGCACATCTTCAACGCCCGGCTCGATCCGGACCATCCGGCCACCCTGTCCCACGCCACCATCACCACCCTGCTCCGGGGCGAGCTGGGCTTTGACGGCGTCATAATCACCGATGACATGGACATGAAGGCGATCACCGAGCGGTACGGTCGCGACGAGGCGGTCAGGCTGGCCATCGAGGCCGGGGCGGACATCCTGCTCTTCGGCAACAACCTGACCTATGACCCGGATGTGGTGCGCCAGACGCACGCGCTCATCAAGGCCATGGTCCGGGACGGCGTCATCAGCCAGACGCGCATCCGCCAGTCCCATGACCGGATCATGCGGCTCAAGGGGTCGCGTTAA
- a CDS encoding META domain-containing protein, with the protein MPMKERFAAPLAVLSLVLVLVLGVGCGSKEVAPANPEAARDQVVGKTWVLHSLAGRNVVGDEQLTLELRPDGTVAGHAGCAVFSGTYTLEGATLHLSSLAAVEEKICGPSQDEQQYTYLSFLGRVASLKLDGDALDLIMEESARPLEFSTSAPGLFW; encoded by the coding sequence ATGCCCATGAAAGAGCGTTTCGCGGCCCCTCTGGCCGTCCTCTCCCTGGTCCTTGTTCTCGTCCTCGGAGTCGGCTGCGGCTCCAAGGAGGTCGCTCCGGCGAATCCCGAAGCCGCCAGGGATCAGGTGGTGGGCAAGACATGGGTTCTGCACTCCCTGGCCGGGCGCAACGTGGTGGGCGACGAGCAACTGACCCTGGAGCTGCGGCCCGATGGCACGGTGGCCGGCCACGCCGGATGCGCCGTCTTCAGCGGCACCTACACCCTGGAAGGGGCCACCCTGCACCTCAGCTCTCTGGCCGCTGTGGAAGAGAAAATTTGCGGTCCGTCCCAAGACGAGCAGCAGTACACCTACCTGTCGTTTCTCGGGCGCGTGGCGAGCCTCAAGCTCGACGGCGACGCCTTGGACCTGATCATGGAGGAGTCGGCCAGACCCCTGGAGTTCTCCACCTCCGCGCCGGGCCTGTTCTGGTAG
- a CDS encoding TrpB-like pyridoxal phosphate-dependent enzyme, giving the protein MPKRIFLSQDQMPTQWYNPMPDLPTPLAPPLNPETMEPITPDMLAPIFPDSLIAQEMSGERFIDIPEAVQDVYRLWRPSPLVRADRLEKAIGAKCRIYYKDESVSPAGSHKPNTSVPQAYYNKMAGVERLATETGAGQWGTALSFACAQFGLECVVYMVKVSFEQKPYRKMLINSYGGTIFASPSEQTRTGREMLARDPGCKGSLGLAISEAVEDAATHDNTKYALGSVLNHVIIHQTITGLEVQKQLAMIGEKATHLVGCVGGGSNFGGLVMPFLPQKLAGDPVRFIPVEPKACPTLTRGEYRYDYGDMARLTPLVKMHTLGHDFMPAPIHAGGLRYHGDAPIVCNVVAEGLCEPVAYYQTECFEAARLFLQTEGFLPAPETSHAIKGAIEVAKTAGPDDVIVFLYSGHGLLDLASYDAFNQGLLTNFELPQRDIEEALKRCPVIK; this is encoded by the coding sequence ATGCCCAAGAGAATCTTTTTGTCCCAGGACCAGATGCCCACCCAGTGGTACAATCCCATGCCGGATCTGCCCACGCCCCTGGCTCCGCCGCTCAATCCGGAGACCATGGAACCCATCACCCCGGACATGCTGGCCCCCATATTTCCCGACTCGCTCATCGCCCAGGAGATGAGCGGCGAGCGGTTCATCGACATTCCCGAAGCAGTGCAGGATGTCTACCGGCTGTGGCGGCCCTCGCCCCTGGTGCGGGCGGACCGGCTGGAAAAGGCCATCGGCGCGAAATGCCGCATCTACTACAAGGACGAGTCCGTCTCCCCGGCAGGGTCGCACAAGCCCAACACCTCGGTGCCCCAGGCCTACTACAACAAGATGGCGGGCGTGGAGCGGCTGGCCACCGAGACCGGCGCGGGCCAGTGGGGCACGGCCCTGTCATTTGCCTGCGCCCAGTTCGGCCTGGAATGCGTGGTCTACATGGTCAAGGTCAGCTTTGAGCAGAAACCCTACCGCAAGATGCTCATCAACTCCTACGGCGGGACCATCTTCGCCTCGCCGTCCGAGCAGACCCGCACGGGGCGCGAGATGCTGGCCCGCGACCCCGGCTGCAAGGGCTCGCTGGGCCTGGCCATCTCCGAGGCGGTGGAGGACGCGGCCACCCACGACAACACCAAGTACGCGCTCGGCTCGGTCCTCAACCATGTCATCATCCACCAGACCATCACCGGCCTTGAGGTGCAGAAACAGCTTGCCATGATCGGCGAGAAGGCCACCCACCTCGTCGGTTGCGTGGGCGGCGGGTCCAACTTCGGCGGGCTGGTGATGCCGTTTTTGCCCCAGAAGCTGGCGGGCGACCCGGTCCGCTTCATCCCGGTGGAGCCAAAGGCTTGCCCGACCCTGACCAGGGGCGAATACCGCTACGATTACGGTGACATGGCCCGGCTCACCCCGCTGGTCAAGATGCACACCCTGGGGCATGACTTCATGCCCGCGCCCATCCACGCGGGCGGCCTGCGCTACCACGGCGACGCGCCCATTGTCTGCAATGTGGTGGCTGAGGGGTTGTGCGAGCCCGTGGCCTACTACCAGACCGAGTGTTTCGAGGCGGCCCGGCTCTTCCTCCAGACCGAGGGATTCCTGCCTGCGCCCGAGACCTCGCACGCCATCAAGGGAGCCATTGAGGTGGCCAAAACCGCCGGGCCGGACGATGTGATCGTGTTCCTCTATTCGGGTCACGGCCTGCTCGATCTCGCCTCCTACGACGCCTTCAACCAGGGGCTGCTGACCAACTTCGAACTGCCCCAGCGCGACATTGAGGAAGCCCTCAAGCGCTGCCCGGTGATCAAGTAG